A window of Mercenaria mercenaria strain notata chromosome 16, MADL_Memer_1, whole genome shotgun sequence contains these coding sequences:
- the LOC128549730 gene encoding centromere protein O-like produces MRMDYLDEQEDREQRAECMNRLRKRKQFLLERLEILHNKKFDVEEYKVVDSSVQQEVLDCLEILDSYRLLGVCIKSMGPDLVLRFDPLYKNQYPTTEHYSVQLLRKGGNFELGKHNLPPFIPANQLLEKYLANGIAEFVEETRNLLYAYVQRREGLKYTQETFGDNIKGDLDVNLAVSYVKLQLCTSDRFPELEVTLQYSLEKCLPDTVNIKPAEDEETYSVSKKMLERKVEKWRQIFLNQDIFTAVSDIVKEKS; encoded by the exons ATGAGAATGGATTATCTAGATGAACAAGAAGACAGAGAACAGAGAGCTGAATGTATGAACAGACTGAGGAAGAGAAAGCAGTTTCTTCTGGAGAGACTTGAAATATTGCACAATAAAAAG TTTGATGTCGAAGAGTACAAGGTGGTAGATTCCAGTGTGCAACAAGAAGTTTTGGACTGCCTGGAGATTCTGGACAGCTACCGGCTACTtg gTGTATGTATAAAGTCTATGGGTCCAGATTTAGTTCTTCGGTTTGATCCTTTGTACAAAAATCAGTACCCAACAACTGAACATTACAGTGTGCAACTGCTGAGGAAGGGAGGAAACTTTGAACTTGGAAAACACAACTTACCTCCCTTTATTCCTGCCAATCAACTTCTGGAAAAATATTTAG CAAATGGTATTGCAGAGTTTGTTGAGGAGACAAGGAATTTATTGTATGCCTATGTACAGCGGAGAGAAGGCCTTAAATATACACAG GAAACATTTGGGGACAATATAAAAGGAGATCTAGATGTCAACTTAGCCGTATCCTATGTAAAACTTCAGTTGTGTACTTCAGACAGATTTCCAGAGCTTGAAGTGACTCTCCAGTACAGTCTGGAAAAGTGTTTACCAGATACTGTAAATATCAAGCCTG CTGAAGATGAAGAGACATACAGTGTGTCCAAGAAAATGCTGGAACGCAAAGTAGAGAAGTGGAGACAGATATTCTTAAACCAGGATATATTTACGGCTGTATCAGACATTGTTAAAGAAAAGTCTTGA